The segment TTTCAAGGAGCTATCGATCAACTTCGTATTTCACGCGTTGTCCGCTACAGCGACAACTTCGATGTGGCAGAAGTATTGAGCAGCGACGAAAAGACTCTGGTGTGCTATCGATTCGACGAAGGCACCGGCCACACACTCAAAGATCTTAGTGGGAACGGTCTCGACGGAAAGATCGTGGGAGCAAAATGGATACGCTCGACCGGTCACAACAGTGATCAAAACAACCTATAGCAAGTGTCGGTCCCCACCGAATCAGACAAGTCACCTTAACTCAATAGAGTTGATATATCACGTCAAGTACCGCAACCTGATAGTCGAACCAGCCCTAGCTAGAGCGCGTTTCAAAACCATCTGAGGCATAGTAGCAAACAGGCCCAGAGGACGAATCCTTCGAAGAGGTGAGCGTGATATTCGTGGCGAACGAGAAGTCGTCGCCAGTTGCCGTGCCAGCTGATGGTGCGTTCGATTTTCCAGTGATGACGATAGCGGCGAAGCGATCGGTCATCTTGAAGT is part of the Thalassoglobus sp. JC818 genome and harbors:
- a CDS encoding transposase — translated: MREALGSRGIEQITPHRSNQTTPPLQDDRSLRRYRHHWKIERTISWHGNWRRLLVRHEYHAHLFEGFVLWACLLLCLRWF